The Kineothrix sp. MB12-C1 genome includes a window with the following:
- a CDS encoding ABC transporter permease: MIISSLLFLALLGLVLFLPSTAGTEVPVSFVTAILLMECIYLFTLWRTKKKSVSDIIKVVYAVLILWEIVAKLGYTHPVLLPSPEKVFHIFYLNWMDLIAGLSSSMIILLQGIAYAMILGIFGGLFVGYVPRLRDTLLPITRVISSIPPLVYTPYVVALMPSFRHASIFIIFSAVFWPNFMSMIAKAGSVDPKIIDSARAMEVSLPTMLFKIILPYSLPDVIGRLSISLTSAMLCLTGAEMLGASAGLGYFVKKYSDYADYTRVIAGIIWIAIVVTILNTLVMQLQKRVIKWK; this comes from the coding sequence ATGATAATTTCTAGCCTCCTGTTTCTGGCATTGTTGGGATTGGTTCTATTTCTGCCAAGTACGGCAGGTACTGAGGTACCCGTATCCTTTGTAACAGCCATACTGCTTATGGAATGTATTTACCTTTTTACCCTATGGAGAACGAAAAAGAAAAGTGTTTCAGATATCATAAAGGTCGTATACGCAGTTTTGATACTTTGGGAAATTGTGGCGAAATTGGGATATACCCATCCGGTATTGCTGCCTTCACCGGAGAAGGTATTTCATATTTTTTATCTGAACTGGATGGATTTGATTGCCGGACTTAGCAGTTCTATGATTATATTATTGCAAGGAATCGCTTATGCGATGATATTGGGGATTTTTGGAGGGCTTTTTGTTGGATATGTACCTAGATTGAGAGATACGCTTCTTCCCATCACAAGAGTGATAAGCAGTATTCCGCCCTTAGTGTACACACCATATGTTGTGGCGCTTATGCCATCCTTTCGTCATGCATCTATTTTTATTATCTTTTCGGCTGTGTTCTGGCCTAATTTCATGAGTATGATTGCCAAAGCGGGAAGTGTAGATCCAAAGATAATCGATTCTGCGAGAGCCATGGAAGTATCTTTGCCGACAATGCTTTTTAAAATTATTCTTCCCTATTCTCTGCCGGATGTAATCGGAAGGTTATCCATTTCGTTGACATCGGCAATGCTCTGTCTGACCGGAGCAGAAATGCTGGGAGCGAGTGCCGGACTCGGCTACTTTGTGAAAAAGTATTCTGACTATGCGGATTATACAAGAGTTATTGCAGGAATCATATGGATTGCTATTGTAGTCACCATACTGAATACATTGGTTATGCAATTGCAGAAAAGAGTTATAAAGTGGAAATAA
- a CDS encoding methyl-accepting chemotaxis protein yields MKIKWKIITASVGVILLLTSSIIMFTHAKVNDLFFEENKEELTNYANMGMQLLEKTYAGDWSVQDGKLYKGDIQINENYEIIDAFTKGSSILATIFLNDTRVATNVMDESGNRMIGTQASSEVVQSVIDNGEAYTGTADILGKSAQTYYVPIKDTTGAVIGMWFVGVYTNIVTEKINHVMIMITLLSSILLIIGIAVSYVLGNMISKGIGLIQDRLKRMEEGEFNSHFDDKNILKRKDEIGAIANSANHMQERIADIIKKIQQESENVRNIANRTLKNMEVIHNNIEDISATTEELSAGMEETSAATEEMNASTYEIESEVSNMKDKTLHGENLANEIKQRAEKLKEETGVSHQNAIDIYDKTNIQLRDSIKKTEAIEEIKELSQAILQITSQTNLLALNAAIEAARAGEAGKGFAVVADEIRVLAENSKRAVSRINDITENVSEAVGSVVKDSSALLEFVDNQVLKDYKMLVSTSRQYNKDADMVQEVVVEINRITEQLYDTIQQMRQAIDGITIAAGEGAEGTTDIAEKVTDIATKTDDVLLKTIENQKSAEGLDEMIGFFRL; encoded by the coding sequence ATGAAAATCAAATGGAAGATTATAACGGCTTCGGTGGGGGTTATCCTATTATTAACTTCGTCAATTATTATGTTTACGCATGCAAAAGTCAATGATTTATTTTTTGAGGAAAATAAAGAGGAGCTTACTAATTATGCCAATATGGGGATGCAGTTGCTTGAGAAAACGTACGCCGGCGACTGGTCTGTCCAAGATGGGAAACTGTATAAAGGGGATATACAGATAAATGAAAATTATGAAATAATCGATGCATTTACAAAAGGATCATCTATTCTGGCAACTATTTTTCTAAATGATACGAGAGTTGCAACCAATGTAATGGATGAAAGCGGAAATAGAATGATCGGTACACAGGCATCCTCAGAAGTGGTGCAAAGTGTCATCGATAATGGAGAGGCTTATACAGGAACGGCAGATATTCTTGGGAAATCAGCACAGACATATTATGTTCCGATTAAGGATACCACAGGAGCCGTTATTGGGATGTGGTTTGTTGGTGTATATACGAATATAGTTACCGAAAAGATTAATCATGTAATGATAATGATTACATTATTATCAAGCATTCTACTTATAATAGGTATTGCGGTGTCTTATGTCTTGGGAAATATGATTTCCAAAGGAATCGGCCTGATACAAGATAGACTTAAGCGCATGGAAGAAGGAGAATTTAATTCTCATTTTGATGATAAAAACATATTGAAGAGAAAAGATGAGATAGGCGCAATTGCCAATTCGGCGAATCATATGCAGGAACGAATTGCAGATATTATAAAGAAGATTCAGCAGGAATCGGAAAATGTAAGAAATATTGCGAACCGAACATTAAAGAATATGGAAGTGATACATAATAATATTGAAGATATTTCCGCTACGACCGAGGAGTTGTCAGCAGGTATGGAAGAGACCTCTGCAGCTACGGAGGAAATGAATGCATCCACCTATGAAATAGAATCAGAAGTTTCCAATATGAAAGACAAGACACTTCATGGTGAAAATTTGGCTAATGAAATTAAGCAACGAGCTGAAAAGCTAAAAGAAGAAACTGGTGTTTCCCATCAAAATGCAATCGATATATATGATAAGACGAATATTCAGCTAAGAGATTCCATAAAGAAAACGGAAGCGATTGAAGAAATAAAGGAACTTTCTCAAGCGATACTGCAGATAACTTCTCAAACGAATCTTCTGGCTTTGAATGCAGCAATAGAAGCGGCAAGAGCCGGAGAAGCAGGAAAAGGATTTGCAGTTGTTGCGGATGAAATAAGAGTACTTGCAGAGAACTCCAAACGGGCCGTTTCCAGGATAAATGATATTACAGAAAATGTGTCCGAAGCAGTGGGAAGTGTAGTAAAGGATTCGAGTGCTCTTCTTGAATTTGTAGATAATCAGGTGTTGAAAGATTATAAAATGTTAGTTAGTACAAGCCGGCAATATAATAAAGATGCCGATATGGTTCAGGAAGTAGTGGTTGAAATCAATAGGATAACCGAGCAGTTGTATGATACTATTCAGCAGATGAGGCAGGCAATTGATGGAATAACGATAGCAGCAGGAGAGGGAGCAGAAGGAACAACGGATATTGCGGAAAAGGTAACAGATATTGCAACGAAGACAGATGATGTGTTGCTTAAAACTATAGAAAATCAAAAGAGTGCAGAGGGTTTAGATGAAATGATTGGATTCTTCCGGCTATAG